The following proteins are co-located in the Alcaligenes faecalis genome:
- the secD gene encoding protein translocase subunit SecD, protein MNRYPLWKYVIVLVALAIGLIYTLPNLFGESPAVQVSSAKSTVRLETSLISHVEELLKQNNIPTTGSYFEQNGPSATARFRFESTDVQLKAKDLIERELNKDSPATAPDYTVALNLVSASPAWLTALGAHPMHLGLDLRGGVHFLLQVDMQGALQARYDSMVADARSVLREAKVPVGNIERDGHSLRISFASADERDRAQPEMRRALPDLEFTPAGDNGLTARLTEAATIQVQTNALTQNITTLHNRINELGVAEPVIQQQGSDRIVVQLPGVQDVAKAKEILGRTATLELRMVEDSPAAVAALNSGTVPFGLERYTERGGAPLLLRRQVILTGENLQDAQPGRDSQTQQPTVNLTLDNKGSRIFRDITRNNINKRMAIVLFENGVGEVVTAPVIRSEIPNGQVQISGSMNAQEAADISLLLRAGSLAAPMSIIEERTIGPSLGADNIRQGFNATLYGFIAIAIFIMLYYHLIGLFSTIGLTFNVLLLLAVLSMLQATLTLPGIAAIALTLGMAIDANVLINERIREELRNGASPQQAIHQGFDRAWATIFDSNLTSLIVGVALLAFGSGPIRGFAVVHVIGILTSMFSSVVGVRALVNLWYGNRRRLQGISIGQVWKPQDKK, encoded by the coding sequence ATGAATCGTTATCCCCTCTGGAAATATGTCATCGTCTTGGTCGCGCTGGCGATCGGCCTGATCTATACCTTGCCCAATCTGTTTGGTGAATCTCCTGCTGTGCAGGTTTCCAGCGCCAAATCCACAGTCCGGCTTGAAACCAGCCTGATCAGCCATGTTGAAGAGCTGCTCAAGCAAAACAATATTCCTACGACGGGCTCATATTTTGAGCAAAACGGACCCAGCGCCACCGCGCGTTTTCGTTTTGAGTCCACCGATGTTCAGCTCAAGGCCAAAGACCTGATTGAGCGCGAACTGAACAAGGACTCCCCTGCGACCGCTCCCGACTACACCGTCGCTCTGAACCTGGTGTCCGCATCGCCTGCCTGGCTGACTGCATTGGGCGCGCACCCCATGCACCTGGGTCTGGACTTGCGCGGTGGCGTACACTTCCTGCTGCAAGTCGATATGCAGGGCGCGCTACAAGCCCGCTACGACTCCATGGTGGCTGATGCCCGCAGCGTGCTGCGCGAAGCCAAGGTACCTGTTGGCAATATCGAACGCGATGGCCATTCTCTGCGCATAAGCTTTGCGTCAGCAGACGAGCGCGACCGCGCCCAGCCCGAAATGCGCCGCGCCCTGCCTGACCTGGAGTTCACTCCTGCAGGCGATAATGGTTTGACTGCTCGTTTGACGGAAGCAGCCACCATTCAGGTGCAGACCAACGCACTTACCCAAAACATCACCACCTTGCACAACCGCATCAACGAGCTGGGCGTGGCCGAGCCCGTTATTCAACAACAGGGTTCTGACCGCATCGTGGTGCAGTTGCCTGGGGTACAGGATGTCGCGAAGGCCAAAGAAATTCTGGGCCGTACCGCCACACTGGAACTGCGCATGGTGGAAGACTCCCCCGCTGCCGTTGCTGCCTTGAACTCGGGCACTGTGCCCTTTGGCCTGGAGCGTTACACCGAACGTGGTGGTGCTCCCTTGCTGCTGCGCCGTCAGGTCATCCTGACCGGTGAGAACCTGCAGGACGCCCAACCCGGCCGCGACTCTCAAACTCAGCAACCCACCGTCAACCTGACGCTGGACAACAAGGGTTCGCGCATTTTCCGCGACATTACCCGCAACAACATCAACAAGCGCATGGCGATTGTGCTGTTTGAAAATGGCGTGGGTGAAGTGGTGACGGCTCCGGTTATCCGCAGCGAAATTCCTAACGGCCAGGTACAGATCAGCGGCAGCATGAATGCTCAGGAAGCCGCCGATATTTCCCTGCTGTTGCGTGCCGGTTCACTGGCCGCCCCCATGAGCATTATTGAAGAGCGCACCATTGGCCCCAGTCTGGGTGCCGACAATATTCGCCAAGGCTTCAATGCCACGCTGTACGGCTTTATTGCGATCGCCATCTTCATCATGCTGTATTACCACTTGATTGGCCTGTTCTCCACGATTGGCCTGACCTTCAACGTGCTCTTGCTGCTGGCGGTGCTGTCCATGCTGCAAGCGACCTTGACCTTGCCCGGTATTGCGGCCATTGCCTTGACACTGGGTATGGCCATTGACGCCAACGTGCTGATCAACGAGCGCATCCGCGAAGAATTACGCAATGGCGCCTCTCCGCAGCAAGCCATTCACCAAGGTTTTGACCGTGCCTGGGCCACTATTTTCGACTCCAATCTGACCAGTCTGATTGTGGGTGTTGCTTTGCTGGCCTTCGGCTCCGGTCCCATCCGTGGTTTTGCGGTGGTACATGTGATCGGTATTCTGACTTCCATGTTCTCTTCGGTGGTTGGGGTTCGAGCCCTGGTCAATCTCTGGTATGGCAACCGTCGTCGCCTGCAAGGGATTTCTATCGGCCAGGTCTGGAAGCCACAGGACAAGAAGTAA
- the yajC gene encoding preprotein translocase subunit YajC, which yields MSAVDILTLIPAQAAAGGENALMGMLPIILMFVVLYFLMIRPQMKRQKEHRNLVSNLAKGDEVITSGGLLGKVSKVHDNYLTVEVANLTDKPVEVLVQRVAVTTVLPKGTIKSL from the coding sequence ATGTCCGCTGTTGACATTCTGACTCTCATCCCCGCCCAGGCCGCTGCCGGTGGTGAAAATGCCTTGATGGGCATGCTGCCCATCATCTTGATGTTTGTTGTGCTGTACTTCTTGATGATTCGCCCTCAAATGAAACGTCAGAAAGAACACCGCAATCTGGTGTCCAACCTGGCCAAAGGCGACGAAGTCATCACTTCCGGTGGTTTGCTGGGCAAAGTCAGCAAGGTTCACGACAACTACCTGACCGTTGAAGTTGCCAACCTGACCGACAAACCGGTCGAAGTTCTGGTCCAACGTGTGGCCGTTACGACTGTTCTGCCCAAAGGCACCATCAAGTCGCTGTAA
- the secF gene encoding protein translocase subunit SecF yields MEFFRIHRTIPFMRHALVLNLISLLTFIAAVVFIILRGFHLSIEFTGGTVIEVHYQQTVQVEDVRRSVQSLGYTDFQVQNFGTSQDIMIRLPVLDGQDSTQQSEQVLQALKQQHSDVELRRVEFVGPQVGQELLNNGLMALAFVVAGILLYLGFRFEWKLALACAIANLHDVVIILGFFAFFQWEFSLSVLAGVLAVLGYSVNESVVVMDRIRENFRKQRKMSVSEIIDLSITQNISRTIITHGSTQMMVLSILFFGGPTLHNFSLALTIGIWFGIYSSVFVAAALSMWLGVKREDLIKPIKKDEGGEVVEG; encoded by the coding sequence ATGGAATTTTTTCGTATTCACCGCACCATCCCGTTCATGCGCCATGCGTTGGTGCTGAACCTGATCAGTTTGCTGACGTTTATCGCAGCGGTTGTTTTCATTATCTTGCGCGGCTTTCACCTGTCCATCGAATTTACGGGCGGTACGGTCATCGAAGTGCACTATCAGCAAACGGTTCAGGTTGAGGATGTGCGCCGCTCGGTTCAGTCTTTGGGCTATACCGATTTTCAGGTACAGAACTTTGGAACCTCGCAGGACATCATGATCCGCTTGCCCGTTCTGGACGGACAAGACTCGACCCAGCAAAGCGAACAAGTGCTCCAGGCCTTGAAGCAGCAACACTCAGATGTGGAGCTGCGCCGCGTGGAGTTCGTTGGCCCTCAAGTCGGACAGGAGTTGTTAAATAACGGCTTGATGGCTCTGGCCTTTGTGGTTGCCGGTATCTTGCTGTACCTGGGTTTTCGCTTTGAATGGAAGCTGGCACTGGCATGTGCGATTGCCAACTTGCACGACGTGGTCATCATTCTGGGCTTTTTCGCGTTCTTCCAGTGGGAATTCTCGCTGTCGGTGCTGGCCGGTGTGCTGGCGGTACTGGGTTACTCCGTGAACGAATCCGTTGTGGTGATGGATCGTATCCGCGAGAACTTCCGCAAGCAGCGCAAGATGTCAGTATCGGAAATTATTGACCTGTCCATTACCCAGAATATCTCGCGTACCATCATCACCCACGGTTCTACCCAGATGATGGTGCTGTCAATTCTCTTCTTCGGTGGCCCAACGCTACACAACTTCTCGCTGGCGCTGACCATCGGTATCTGGTTTGGCATCTACTCGTCTGTCTTCGTGGCGGCAGCCTTGTCTATGTGGCTCGGTGTCAAACGCGAAGACCTGATCAAACCAATCAAGAAAGACGAAGGCGGCGAGGTTGTAGAAGGATAA